From the Cervus elaphus chromosome 20, mCerEla1.1, whole genome shotgun sequence genome, one window contains:
- the LOC122677335 gene encoding ferritin light chain-like, translating to MSSQIRQNSSTEVEAAVNRLVNLQLQASYTYLSLGFYFHRDDVALEGVGHFFRELAKEKRQGAECLLKLQNQRAGRALFLDVQKPSQGEWGKTQDAVEAALLVEKNLNQALLDLHGLASASGDPHICDFLENHFLDEEVRLIKKVGDHLTNLRRLAGPQAGLGEYLFERLTLKHN from the coding sequence ATGAGCTCCCAGATTCGTCAGAATTCTTCTACCGAGGTGGAGGCCGCCGTCAACCGCCTGGTTAACCTGCAACTGCAGGCCTCCTACACCTACCTCTCTCTGGGCTTCTATTTCCACCGCGACGATGTGGCTCTAGAGGGTGTGGGTCACTTTTTTCGCGAATTGGCCAAGGAGAAGCGCCAGGGCGCGGAGTGTCTCTTGAAACTGCAAAACCAGCGTGCCGGCCGCGCCCTCTTCCTGGACGTGCAGAAGCCATCTCAAGGTGAGTGGGGTAAAACCCAGGACGCTGTGGAAGCTGCCCTTCTCGTAGAGAAGAACCTGAATCAAGCCCTGTTGGATCTGCATGGCCTGGCCTCTGCCAGCGGAGACCCCCACATCTGTGACTTCCTGGAGAACCACTTCCTAGATGAGGAAGTGAGGCTCATCAAGAAGGTGGGTGACCACCTGACCAACCTCCGCAGGCTGGCCGGTCCCCAGGCTGGGTTGGGCGAGTATCTCTTCGAGAGGCTCACCCTCAAGCACAACTAG